The DNA window AACACCTCGCCGTCGCGGACCTCCATGGCGTAGCGCATCGCGCTCATCCGCTCGAACATCCCCAGGGACTCATCGAAGCGCTGCGGCGCGAGCAGGAACGTGCGCCGCAAGAGCGGCTTGAGGCGCTCCTTCACGCCCGCGTCGATGTACTGCGCCGTCATGAACAACAGCGTCCACACCGAGCGGTCCAACAGCGACCAGCTCATCGCGCGGGACCACACCGGCGCGCCATCCACCTTGCAATCAATCCCCTCCGCATCCGCGCGCATCACCATGCGCGCCGAGGGCGAGGACCACCGCAGCTCCAGCTCGATGAGCGGCTGAAGGCCCGTGTCCGCGACCCGCGTCGGCAGGAGCCCCGCGCCCTGCCGGGCGAGCGCCTCCTGCCGGGGAGGCACCTCCGACTCGTTGCGCGCGTAGACGTGCAGCTTCAGCCCGGGCAGGGCGAGCTCGTACTCCAGCGCGAAGGGCTCGTGGATGAGGCTGGAGAAGTCCGAGCCGATGACGGTGCTGAACAACTCCAGCAGCGTCGTGCGTCCGGTGCCGTTGGCGCCCAACAGCAGGTTGAGCGAAGGGCTGGGCGTGAGCTCGGTGCCGGGAGCAACACCCCGGTAGCGGTGGACGGTGAGCCGGGTGAGCTTCATTCAAGTTCCTCGCGCGCGAAGCTTCGCCCCGTGGGTGCCGCGACGGGAATACCCTTGCCCGCCGAGTGTCTGGTTGCCTGCCCGTACCATGACGCACTCGGGCGCGCTTGAAGCGTTTGGTGAGGCCTGGAGTCGTCTATACACTCCG is part of the Myxococcus landrumus genome and encodes:
- a CDS encoding AAA family ATPase is translated as MKLTRLTVHRYRGVAPGTELTPSPSLNLLLGANGTGRTTLLELFSTVIGSDFSSLIHEPFALEYELALPGLKLHVYARNESEVPPRQEALARQGAGLLPTRVADTGLQPLIELELRWSSPSARMVMRADAEGIDCKVDGAPVWSRAMSWSLLDRSVWTLLFMTAQYIDAGVKERLKPLLRRTFLLAPQRFDESLGMFERMSAMRYAMEVRDGEVFPLGLMALPSWMPGWLKERVEQEPDVDALELRHDALERGFLARFVSLADLESGRLRVEVLEKRPFENGGRVGFGGLGFQFVRRGGHALSQAELGFGQKRLLSLLYYLDGNEDFAILDEPANGLHPRWVEASLRELGGRQVFLASQSPLPLEHPVFTSEEELLASLIFCGPVSLEGREHMGWRHPSRQMAASLFDAHRSGARPLGALLREHGMW